One Arthrobacter sp. StoSoilB20 DNA segment encodes these proteins:
- a CDS encoding MBL fold metallo-hydrolase, whose protein sequence is MPDVTGILATHFHTDHLGMASWLRRVSGAWVALGRAEKRYISDFEDPAVENDADHARMRTWGVPENRIHEAAMSVDGLMHLRHLADADLRVGSGDLVPGAGRLAVVETPGHICLQDDAREVFISGDHILPRISPNVSLEIRGDADPLGSCLESLDRLEADTHFEVLPAH, encoded by the coding sequence CTGCCGGACGTCACAGGGATCCTGGCTACCCATTTCCATACCGACCACCTGGGAATGGCCAGCTGGCTCAGAAGGGTATCCGGGGCGTGGGTTGCGTTGGGCCGGGCGGAGAAACGCTACATCTCCGACTTTGAGGATCCAGCTGTCGAAAACGATGCGGATCACGCCCGAATGAGGACCTGGGGCGTGCCAGAAAACAGGATTCATGAAGCAGCCATGAGCGTTGATGGCCTGATGCACCTCCGGCACTTGGCCGACGCCGACCTGCGGGTGGGAAGCGGGGACCTAGTCCCGGGCGCCGGGAGGCTCGCTGTAGTTGAAACCCCGGGACACATTTGCTTGCAGGATGATGCTCGTGAAGTTTTCATCAGCGGCGACCACATCCTGCCGCGCATTTCACCGAACGTCTCCTTGGAGATCCGGGGCGACGCTGATCCTTTGGGGAGCTGCCTGGAATCACTGGACCGGCTTGAGGCAGACACTCATTTTGAGGTGCTTCCTGCCCACTAG
- a CDS encoding cupin domain-containing protein encodes MTDVAFDINRNTNIFRVHRAGDLEAAPGQTQNARRISGVSKENSAADKLWFGKVYTGPGEISEPHHHGEAQTGGYVFKGRGFIRYGDRYSEVVYLEEGDFVFVPPYMPHIEGNASQTEELIWMTTRTPDNIVVNLADQDVAELEIDYQS; translated from the coding sequence ATGACAGACGTCGCCTTTGACATCAACAGGAACACCAACATTTTCCGTGTTCACCGGGCTGGCGACCTGGAGGCTGCCCCCGGCCAGACGCAGAACGCCCGCCGCATTTCCGGGGTGAGTAAGGAGAACAGTGCGGCGGACAAGTTGTGGTTCGGGAAGGTCTATACGGGCCCGGGCGAAATTTCCGAGCCGCACCACCATGGTGAGGCCCAAACCGGCGGTTATGTGTTCAAGGGCCGCGGTTTCATCCGCTATGGGGATCGCTACAGCGAAGTCGTTTACCTCGAAGAAGGGGACTTCGTCTTCGTTCCGCCGTACATGCCCCACATCGAAGGCAACGCGAGCCAGACCGAGGAATTGATCTGGATGACCACGCGTACTCCTGACAACATCGTGGTCAACTTGGCCGATCAGGACGTCGCCGAGCTGGAGATCGATTACCAATCCTGA
- a CDS encoding acetyl-CoA carboxylase biotin carboxylase subunit, which yields MFSKILIANRGEIAVRVVRSCRSMGIKSVAVHSEADSASFHVREADQAVNLGAGAASENYLNIERIIAAALETGAEAIHPGYGFLSENAAFAKAVVDAGLAFIGPSPEAISTMGEKVAARAVAIAAEVPLAPGSKNAITGAADVISFGAEHGYPILVKASAGGGGRGMRLVESEEHAEEAVAAAVREATAAFGNGEVYLERYLTSARHVEVQVFADKLGNTTYVGDRDCSVQRRHQKLIEESPAPGLSAELRAAMGAAAVRLAEHVGYAGAGTVEFLVEGENFYFLEMNTRIQVEHPVTEMVHGVDLIAEQIRVAAGEELSIRDHLTPQGAAIEARINAEDVAGGRFLPAPGLIEELTAPEGEGLRFDTGYQSGDEVLPYYDSLIGKLIAYGPDRQTALARLEKGLEKLSVRGVSTTVPASLKVVRHEDFKAARFTTRWLEETVDFSEEPEDEPLARNEVEVGGRFYIIPQFSDRPGVYSTGPVATAPPEEAAAAGQRTRSTRTRSKGKASDGSVKAPMQGTIIKVNVEEGQAVTTGDVLFVLEAMKMENPIQAPAAGIVGPIHAVVGDSMAAGTLLTQLVLEGAN from the coding sequence ATGTTTAGTAAAATCTTGATCGCCAATCGTGGCGAAATCGCCGTCCGCGTCGTCCGTAGCTGCCGGTCCATGGGTATCAAATCCGTCGCCGTTCACTCAGAAGCTGATTCGGCGTCCTTCCATGTGAGGGAAGCGGACCAGGCCGTGAACCTGGGAGCTGGAGCTGCGAGCGAGAATTACCTGAACATCGAACGCATCATTGCCGCTGCCTTGGAAACCGGGGCCGAGGCCATCCATCCCGGCTATGGTTTCCTCTCGGAGAACGCCGCATTCGCTAAAGCCGTCGTAGACGCAGGCCTGGCTTTCATCGGCCCCAGCCCTGAAGCCATTTCGACCATGGGTGAGAAAGTTGCCGCCAGGGCCGTTGCCATCGCCGCCGAAGTACCGCTGGCCCCTGGTTCCAAGAACGCCATTACCGGAGCAGCGGATGTCATCTCCTTCGGTGCCGAGCACGGATACCCGATCCTGGTCAAGGCCTCGGCCGGCGGCGGTGGCCGTGGAATGAGGCTTGTCGAGTCCGAAGAACACGCTGAAGAAGCCGTCGCAGCGGCAGTTCGCGAAGCCACTGCGGCCTTCGGCAACGGCGAGGTCTATCTGGAGCGGTACCTCACCAGTGCACGGCACGTGGAGGTGCAGGTCTTCGCGGACAAACTGGGCAACACCACATATGTCGGCGACAGGGATTGCTCGGTGCAGCGCCGTCACCAGAAACTGATCGAAGAATCACCGGCCCCCGGGCTATCGGCAGAACTGCGTGCCGCCATGGGCGCTGCCGCGGTGCGGCTGGCCGAGCACGTCGGCTACGCGGGCGCAGGCACCGTGGAATTCCTCGTCGAAGGGGAGAACTTCTACTTCCTCGAAATGAACACCCGCATTCAGGTCGAACACCCCGTCACGGAAATGGTCCACGGCGTGGACCTCATCGCCGAACAGATCCGCGTTGCCGCTGGCGAGGAACTCAGCATCCGGGACCACCTCACCCCCCAGGGTGCAGCCATTGAAGCACGCATCAACGCCGAGGACGTGGCCGGCGGCCGCTTTCTCCCAGCGCCCGGACTGATCGAGGAACTCACAGCCCCCGAAGGTGAAGGCCTGCGTTTCGATACCGGATACCAGAGCGGAGATGAGGTCCTTCCTTACTACGACAGCCTCATCGGTAAACTCATCGCCTACGGTCCGGATCGTCAAACGGCACTGGCTCGACTTGAAAAAGGACTCGAAAAACTCTCGGTTCGCGGTGTTTCCACCACGGTCCCGGCATCCCTGAAGGTGGTGCGCCATGAAGACTTCAAGGCAGCGCGCTTCACCACGCGGTGGCTCGAAGAGACGGTCGATTTCTCCGAGGAACCCGAAGACGAGCCCTTGGCACGCAACGAGGTTGAAGTCGGCGGACGCTTCTACATCATCCCGCAATTCTCTGACCGTCCCGGCGTATACAGCACCGGACCTGTCGCGACGGCGCCCCCGGAGGAAGCCGCCGCCGCTGGTCAGCGCACCAGGAGCACCCGGACCCGCAGCAAAGGCAAGGCCTCTGACGGCAGCGTCAAAGCACCCATGCAAGGAACCATCATCAAGGTCAACGTCGAGGAAGGCCAGGCCGTGACAACCGGGGACGTTCTGTTTGTCCTGGAAGCCATGAAAATGGAGAACCCTATCCAAGCTCCCGCCGCCGGCATCGTAGGACCGATCCACGCCGTCGTTGGTGACTCGATGGCCGCGGGCACACTGCTGACCCAGCTCGTTCTGGAAGGTGCCAACTGA
- a CDS encoding TetR/AcrR family transcriptional regulator: MTVMVERSSADVIRAEAAKLFFERGYDATSLRQVATASGLRVGSLYNHIDSKEHLLLQIMGGIMDDLMDSIRRAVAVDGDPVDRLQAALAAHLRFHAERAREVFIGNAELRSLSEDARGVVIAKRHEYELFLQRLIEEADRAGLADVVDARIHVYSFVAQATHIASWFKPGGRMSLDEIVTIYTKLALRELNIPHADTLDVG; encoded by the coding sequence ATGACGGTAATGGTCGAAAGAAGCAGCGCGGATGTGATCCGCGCTGAGGCAGCAAAGCTCTTTTTCGAGCGGGGATACGACGCCACAAGCCTGCGTCAGGTGGCCACAGCTTCCGGCCTGCGGGTTGGCAGCCTGTACAACCACATCGACAGCAAGGAACACCTGCTGCTGCAGATCATGGGCGGGATCATGGACGATCTCATGGATTCGATTCGCAGGGCAGTCGCCGTCGACGGGGACCCCGTCGATAGGCTCCAAGCAGCGCTTGCCGCGCATCTCAGGTTCCATGCCGAACGCGCCCGTGAAGTCTTTATCGGCAACGCCGAGTTGCGCTCACTCTCAGAGGACGCCCGTGGCGTCGTCATCGCCAAACGCCACGAATATGAATTATTCCTGCAACGCCTTATCGAGGAGGCGGATCGGGCGGGACTGGCCGACGTCGTTGACGCCAGGATCCATGTTTACAGCTTCGTCGCACAGGCCACGCACATCGCCTCCTGGTTCAAGCCGGGGGGACGCATGTCCTTGGATGAAATCGTGACTATCTATACCAAACTCGCCCTTCGCGAGCTCAACATCCCCCATGCCGACACCCTCGACGTCGGGTAG
- a CDS encoding fumarylacetoacetate hydrolase family protein gives MKLATIRTNSGTRAAVVDRGKLLPLVFKDVGAWLQAGSPEWSGHVDGAPVNPEEADFAPVVPTPGKIICVGLNYRDHILEMGRELPEYPTLFAKFADSLIGARDDIVLPPDSISVDWEGELAVIIGTTVSRADEAIARKAIAGFAVANDVSARDFQRRTPEWLQGKTFDQTTPLGPYLVTVDETGPEPDLDISCAVDGNTKQHSRTSELVFGPVALIRYISAITSLHPGDVILTGTPGGVGDGRNPKEFLEPGSVLETSINTLGATANRCVIR, from the coding sequence ATGAAGCTTGCGACAATCCGCACCAATAGCGGCACCCGCGCAGCGGTGGTTGACCGAGGCAAACTCCTGCCGCTCGTTTTCAAGGACGTCGGGGCTTGGCTCCAGGCTGGCTCTCCGGAATGGTCCGGCCACGTCGACGGCGCCCCGGTAAACCCTGAGGAAGCAGACTTCGCTCCTGTTGTTCCCACCCCCGGCAAGATCATCTGCGTCGGGCTGAACTACCGGGACCACATCCTGGAGATGGGGCGGGAACTTCCCGAGTATCCGACTCTCTTCGCCAAGTTCGCAGACTCCCTGATCGGCGCCCGCGACGACATCGTCCTGCCACCGGATTCCATCAGCGTTGACTGGGAAGGCGAACTCGCAGTCATCATCGGCACCACAGTCAGCCGCGCTGACGAGGCGATCGCCCGTAAGGCCATCGCCGGCTTTGCCGTCGCCAATGACGTTTCAGCGCGTGACTTCCAGCGACGTACTCCGGAGTGGCTGCAGGGGAAAACCTTTGACCAGACGACACCGTTGGGTCCGTACCTTGTCACTGTCGACGAAACAGGCCCCGAGCCCGACCTGGACATCAGCTGCGCCGTGGACGGCAACACCAAGCAGCACTCGCGAACCTCAGAACTTGTTTTCGGTCCCGTGGCACTCATCCGGTACATCTCCGCCATCACGAGCCTCCACCCCGGTGATGTCATTCTCACCGGGACCCCGGGGGGAGTGGGGGACGGAAGGAATCCCAAGGAATTCCTCGAGCCGGGATCAGTGCTCGAAACGAGCATTAACACCCTCGGCGCCACCGCGAACCGCTGCGTCATCCGCTAA
- a CDS encoding alkene reductase, protein MKLGGQTLPNRLVLPPLTRSRAQDDGVPTPIMVEYYRQRAGAGLVISEGTVVSAQGASYARVPGLYSDAQVDGWRPVVAAARSCGAIVYAQLWHVGRQAHSSVQPDGCPPWGPSPVAITGWQYRSPHGRIPFEVPRELSEEAIAEIVAQFAVAARNAVAAGFDGVELHAANGYLFDQFLNSSSNRRTDRYGGSVENRLRFLHEVIDAVSAETRINRIGVRISPSSTWMDVFDPDKRGIYSELVRGISERGLAYLHLVEPGIAGSLDTNPQDGAIESAELGSLFDGPVIVTGGHTPRTAAAAVGAGSADLVGFGRLFIANPDLPRRIQAGAELADLRQKGLYGGGPAGYTDYPELQSSN, encoded by the coding sequence ATGAAGCTCGGAGGCCAGACGCTGCCTAACCGTCTGGTGCTGCCCCCTTTGACGCGAAGCCGGGCCCAGGACGATGGCGTGCCAACACCCATCATGGTGGAGTACTACCGACAGCGGGCCGGGGCCGGCCTGGTCATCAGCGAAGGCACCGTCGTCTCTGCTCAGGGCGCCTCATACGCTCGGGTCCCGGGTCTCTACTCGGATGCGCAAGTGGACGGGTGGCGGCCCGTTGTCGCTGCAGCGCGGTCCTGCGGTGCCATTGTTTACGCCCAGCTCTGGCACGTCGGACGCCAGGCTCACTCATCGGTTCAGCCGGACGGCTGCCCGCCGTGGGGTCCCTCCCCCGTCGCCATCACAGGGTGGCAGTACCGAAGTCCCCATGGCCGGATTCCTTTTGAGGTTCCCAGGGAACTCAGCGAGGAGGCGATCGCTGAAATCGTCGCCCAATTCGCGGTAGCAGCGCGCAACGCAGTGGCTGCCGGTTTTGACGGTGTGGAGCTCCATGCCGCTAACGGCTACTTGTTCGACCAGTTCCTGAACTCAAGTTCGAACCGTCGGACGGACCGGTACGGAGGTTCCGTGGAGAATCGCCTGAGGTTCCTCCACGAAGTCATTGACGCCGTCAGCGCCGAGACCCGCATTAATCGCATCGGCGTGCGCATTTCACCGTCCTCCACGTGGATGGACGTCTTCGATCCGGACAAACGGGGCATCTACTCGGAGCTCGTGCGGGGTATCAGTGAACGAGGCCTGGCTTACCTTCATCTGGTCGAACCAGGAATCGCTGGTTCCTTGGACACAAACCCGCAGGATGGCGCGATTGAAAGCGCCGAACTGGGCAGCCTGTTTGACGGCCCGGTTATTGTCACCGGTGGGCACACACCACGTACGGCGGCCGCAGCCGTGGGAGCGGGGAGCGCGGATCTGGTGGGCTTTGGCCGCTTGTTCATCGCCAATCCGGACCTGCCGAGGAGAATCCAAGCAGGCGCGGAGCTTGCAGATCTCCGTCAGAAGGGGCTCTACGGTGGGGGCCCTGCAGGCTACACGGATTATCCCGAACTACAGTCCTCAAACTAA
- a CDS encoding NADH:flavin oxidoreductase/NADH oxidase gives MTLKNRVAMSPMLMYMAGDDGKVTDRHFVHYGARFLGGVGLVMTEVVAVDPRGRISGHDLGLWSDGQIRGLQRLTAFAHDCGTKIGIQLAHAGRKSASQEIIVGPSALPYGDFPVPHELSTREVQELVVAYRDAAVRAVHAGFDCLEIHAGHGYLLHEFLSPITNQRSDEYGGSATDRAKFALDVITEVRAVWPDDKPLMVRVSAEDCIEGGLTLEDTDDLVKDFISLGVDLIDASSGNIAPGYVGDIFPGYQAKYSRRIRKACGIPTATVGSISTPEVAEMVVSSGSADLVFLGRALLRNPFWALGAAKAAGVELDLPIPTYARATGPYERGF, from the coding sequence ATGACCCTCAAGAACAGAGTCGCGATGTCACCGATGCTTATGTACATGGCCGGCGACGACGGTAAGGTGACGGACCGTCACTTCGTACATTACGGAGCACGTTTCTTGGGCGGCGTCGGTTTGGTCATGACGGAAGTAGTCGCCGTTGATCCCCGTGGACGCATCAGTGGGCATGACCTGGGGCTATGGTCTGATGGTCAAATCAGGGGCTTGCAGCGGCTAACAGCCTTTGCACACGATTGCGGCACCAAAATCGGCATTCAGCTTGCCCACGCTGGCCGTAAGTCGGCTTCACAAGAAATTATCGTCGGTCCATCGGCGCTTCCATACGGGGACTTTCCGGTCCCCCATGAACTGTCCACCAGGGAGGTGCAGGAGCTCGTTGTTGCCTACCGTGACGCGGCAGTCCGTGCGGTACATGCGGGATTTGACTGCCTCGAAATTCACGCAGGCCACGGATACCTCCTCCACGAGTTTCTTTCGCCAATTACCAACCAGAGGTCTGACGAATATGGCGGTTCTGCAACTGATAGGGCCAAATTTGCTCTAGACGTCATCACCGAGGTCCGGGCGGTCTGGCCGGATGACAAACCGTTAATGGTTCGGGTCTCTGCCGAAGACTGCATTGAGGGAGGTTTGACTCTCGAAGACACTGATGATCTGGTCAAGGATTTCATTAGTCTCGGCGTAGACCTGATTGATGCATCAAGTGGGAACATCGCCCCCGGCTATGTTGGTGACATCTTTCCCGGGTATCAAGCCAAGTATTCGCGTCGGATCCGCAAAGCATGCGGTATACCCACAGCTACCGTCGGCTCGATCAGTACGCCGGAGGTGGCAGAGATGGTGGTCTCTTCCGGGAGTGCAGACCTCGTGTTCCTGGGCAGAGCCCTTCTGCGCAATCCTTTCTGGGCTCTGGGCGCTGCAAAAGCGGCTGGTGTTGAACTTGACCTCCCCATACCCACTTATGCTCGGGCAACAGGTCCCTACGAACGCGGCTTCTAA
- a CDS encoding AMP-binding protein, with protein MRTIGDWIRLHSRRNPAREAFVGVDGRVTFGEAAERAWRLARGLRDSGVQGGTGVGVLAGNSVFNAEAFFGIAASGGVYIAYNWRWAPAELAAGILETEAKVILVEETHLPLLEQALEIITESSGRAPLVIRQGSEIDSLRRGTGPVDDVTTPESPLCIIYTGGSTGTPKGVVLSHKSALANAINEMYDCGVGSRENERGLIVTPLFHSAALLCWLVPHFIAGATSVIAEKFSDESVVDLVGREAITNTFMIPNMMRRLMDGGVLSDPAIRKNLKSVHTGAGLLRMPDKELFTDMLPGADLFFRYGLTEAGPMVTRLKPVDMLDPAVDGSIGTEYLLVEAQLQNPEGLEVQPGELGEICVRGPGLMTGYYGRHEATAEAMRGGWLHTGDLATRDDRGYFYFRDRLKEMIKTGGENVYSAEIEQVLHLHPSVLEAVVVGVPDPKWDEEVRAVVVLRNGVQADAAELSIFLRKHLAGYKIPKQMVFMRPEELPRSAAGKLVKTQLKMNLGWNA; from the coding sequence ATGCGAACTATTGGAGACTGGATTCGTCTGCACAGTCGACGCAATCCCGCACGTGAAGCGTTCGTCGGCGTTGACGGCAGGGTCACGTTCGGCGAAGCAGCGGAAAGGGCCTGGCGGCTGGCCAGGGGGCTGCGCGATTCCGGGGTGCAGGGAGGTACAGGCGTCGGCGTACTGGCCGGCAATTCGGTGTTCAATGCTGAAGCTTTCTTCGGCATCGCCGCATCGGGTGGCGTGTACATCGCCTACAACTGGCGGTGGGCTCCCGCGGAACTCGCTGCCGGCATTCTGGAGACCGAAGCAAAGGTCATCCTGGTTGAAGAGACGCACCTTCCACTGCTTGAACAGGCCTTGGAAATCATCACCGAAAGCTCCGGCCGGGCACCGCTGGTGATCCGCCAAGGCAGCGAGATCGACTCGCTCCGCCGCGGAACAGGCCCGGTGGACGACGTAACAACTCCAGAATCCCCCCTGTGCATCATCTATACCGGAGGAAGCACGGGAACGCCGAAGGGCGTCGTCCTGTCCCACAAATCGGCCCTGGCCAACGCCATCAACGAGATGTATGACTGTGGAGTGGGAAGCCGGGAGAACGAACGCGGCCTCATCGTCACACCACTCTTCCATTCAGCGGCGCTGCTGTGCTGGCTCGTGCCGCACTTCATCGCCGGAGCGACCAGCGTCATCGCGGAGAAATTCAGCGACGAATCCGTGGTGGACCTTGTCGGGCGCGAAGCCATCACCAATACCTTCATGATCCCGAACATGATGCGCCGCCTGATGGACGGCGGTGTCCTGAGCGACCCGGCCATCCGCAAGAACCTCAAAAGCGTCCACACCGGAGCCGGGCTCCTCAGGATGCCGGACAAAGAACTCTTCACGGACATGCTGCCCGGCGCCGACCTCTTCTTCCGCTACGGCCTGACCGAGGCAGGTCCAATGGTTACCCGACTCAAACCTGTCGACATGCTGGACCCCGCAGTCGACGGATCCATCGGCACTGAATACCTGCTCGTGGAGGCTCAACTTCAAAACCCGGAAGGCCTGGAAGTCCAGCCCGGTGAACTCGGGGAAATCTGCGTCAGAGGTCCTGGGCTGATGACGGGCTACTACGGACGACACGAGGCAACAGCCGAAGCAATGCGCGGAGGCTGGTTGCACACCGGTGACTTGGCCACACGCGACGACCGCGGCTACTTCTACTTCCGTGACCGGCTGAAGGAAATGATCAAAACCGGAGGTGAGAACGTGTACTCCGCCGAAATCGAACAGGTACTTCACCTGCATCCCTCGGTCCTGGAAGCAGTAGTGGTTGGTGTCCCGGACCCCAAATGGGACGAAGAAGTCCGCGCCGTCGTGGTTCTGCGGAACGGTGTCCAAGCCGACGCCGCCGAGCTTTCGATATTTCTCCGTAAGCACCTCGCCGGCTACAAGATCCCCAAGCAGATGGTGTTCATGCGCCCCGAAGAACTACCCCGCTCAGCGGCAGGGAAACTAGTCAAAACCCAACTCAAAATGAATCTGGGGTGGAACGCATGA
- a CDS encoding acyl-CoA carboxylase subunit beta produces MSTTTITEAEVPTEAVQAPTVHELLREKLEQAKLGGSEKNRKKIVDSGKLLVRERLALLFDDNEYIEDGLLARFEEGLPGDAVVIAFGRVDGRQVCVIANDFSVKAGTWGNRTFEKITAAQEKSNAAGIPLVYLFDSAGARIDEQFESFAGRHAWGNIFYNQVQISGRVPQVCALFGPSPAGSAYVPALCDMTIMVRGHATAYLGSPRLAEMVTGEKVTLEEMGGAEMHCTVSGLGDVLVEDDAEAIAAIRVWLSFLPANWELTAPVAPAAEPRPGRTLEEIVPLREAEVFDMEEFVESLVDEGSWFPYKELFAPEMLTGFARIGGRPVGLVGNQPKHMGGSIFPDSSDKAARFIWICNAYNIPILFLVDIAGYMIGSAVERQGIIRHGAKMIFAVSECRVPRITVLVRKAYGGGYLAMSGAPMNPDAVIALPTARPALMGPDAAVNGIYYNQIHEIEDSEERQKFIMEKHNEYAEGIDVFKIANANAVEAVVPANELRADLMVRLDLYGRRKTVPVERRQAVTPA; encoded by the coding sequence ATGAGCACCACCACGATCACGGAAGCCGAGGTGCCGACGGAGGCAGTTCAGGCCCCTACCGTGCACGAACTTCTCCGGGAGAAGCTCGAGCAGGCGAAGCTCGGCGGTTCAGAGAAGAACCGCAAAAAGATCGTCGATTCCGGCAAGCTGCTGGTTCGCGAACGACTCGCTCTGCTGTTTGACGACAACGAATACATAGAGGACGGCCTTCTGGCCCGGTTCGAAGAAGGGCTACCCGGCGACGCAGTCGTCATCGCCTTCGGTCGAGTCGATGGACGCCAAGTGTGCGTCATCGCCAATGACTTCAGCGTAAAGGCCGGCACTTGGGGTAATAGGACGTTCGAGAAGATCACAGCGGCTCAGGAGAAGTCCAATGCGGCGGGAATCCCGCTCGTCTATCTCTTCGATTCCGCTGGCGCCCGTATCGACGAGCAGTTCGAAAGTTTCGCTGGCCGACATGCTTGGGGCAACATCTTCTACAATCAGGTGCAGATCTCCGGCCGCGTACCGCAGGTGTGTGCACTCTTCGGTCCTTCTCCGGCTGGTTCCGCCTATGTTCCCGCCCTCTGCGACATGACCATCATGGTCCGCGGCCACGCAACGGCCTACCTCGGCTCCCCGCGGCTGGCGGAGATGGTGACTGGCGAGAAGGTCACCCTTGAGGAGATGGGTGGTGCCGAGATGCACTGCACCGTTTCCGGACTGGGTGATGTTCTCGTCGAAGACGACGCCGAAGCCATCGCGGCCATACGTGTTTGGCTCAGCTTCCTACCCGCCAATTGGGAGCTGACCGCGCCAGTTGCCCCTGCAGCGGAACCGCGCCCCGGCCGCACGCTGGAGGAAATTGTCCCCCTTCGCGAGGCTGAAGTTTTCGACATGGAGGAGTTCGTCGAGTCCCTGGTGGACGAGGGGAGCTGGTTCCCCTATAAGGAGCTCTTTGCTCCCGAGATGCTCACTGGATTCGCCCGGATTGGTGGCCGACCGGTCGGGCTGGTGGGCAACCAGCCCAAGCACATGGGCGGATCCATTTTTCCGGACTCCTCCGATAAGGCCGCGCGCTTTATCTGGATCTGCAACGCCTACAACATCCCGATTCTCTTCCTCGTCGATATTGCCGGGTACATGATCGGATCGGCAGTCGAGCGGCAGGGCATCATCCGTCATGGGGCCAAGATGATTTTTGCTGTCTCCGAATGCCGGGTTCCCCGCATCACTGTGCTGGTCCGCAAGGCCTACGGTGGCGGCTACTTGGCTATGTCCGGCGCGCCGATGAACCCGGACGCTGTCATTGCCCTTCCCACGGCCCGGCCGGCGCTGATGGGTCCGGACGCTGCGGTGAACGGTATCTACTACAACCAGATCCATGAGATTGAGGATTCTGAAGAGCGCCAGAAGTTCATCATGGAAAAGCACAACGAATATGCCGAGGGGATCGACGTCTTCAAGATCGCCAACGCCAATGCCGTCGAAGCGGTAGTTCCTGCGAATGAGTTGCGCGCGGACCTGATGGTCCGTCTTGATCTTTACGGGCGACGTAAGACCGTTCCGGTTGAACGCCGGCAGGCAGTCACCCCTGCCTAA
- a CDS encoding SDR family oxidoreductase, whose amino-acid sequence MAKHDPIERTTGRRGLNVVITGAAGGMCRGINQRLGKAGHTLLCVDLDLKRCQAAVDELRAEGFTAHAFAADVTRAEDVERLRGDVKEVVGEVQALINAAGVLDRKMLLDHDIHSFSRAIDINLVGPFALIRAFAEDLLAANWGRIVNVSSIAGTTGYPYPSYAASKAGLSNLTRSLLVDFWGTGITVNSVCPGVVDTPMVIQEVRDQVPNKVPTGKIVDPDEIGALITFLLTDDARSINGADLVIDGGATKIFRLFDHAQG is encoded by the coding sequence ATGGCTAAGCACGACCCAATCGAGCGCACAACAGGGCGCCGAGGACTGAACGTAGTCATCACGGGAGCCGCTGGCGGCATGTGCCGCGGTATCAACCAGCGCCTGGGAAAAGCCGGACACACGCTGTTGTGTGTCGATCTGGACTTGAAACGTTGCCAGGCGGCCGTTGACGAGCTACGCGCGGAAGGTTTCACCGCCCATGCATTCGCCGCTGACGTGACGCGCGCGGAGGACGTCGAACGCCTTCGAGGAGACGTCAAAGAAGTTGTCGGAGAGGTCCAGGCACTGATTAACGCCGCCGGGGTCCTGGACCGGAAGATGCTCCTGGACCACGACATTCATTCCTTCTCCCGGGCCATCGACATCAACCTGGTCGGCCCGTTTGCGTTGATCAGGGCCTTCGCCGAAGATCTGTTGGCCGCCAATTGGGGCCGCATCGTCAACGTGTCCTCGATTGCCGGTACCACCGGCTATCCGTACCCAAGCTACGCCGCCTCAAAGGCCGGTCTCTCCAACCTCACCCGATCGTTGCTGGTCGATTTTTGGGGCACCGGTATCACGGTCAACTCAGTATGCCCCGGAGTCGTCGACACCCCTATGGTCATCCAGGAAGTCCGCGATCAGGTACCCAACAAAGTGCCCACTGGTAAGATTGTCGACCCCGATGAAATCGGGGCTCTGATCACTTTCCTACTGACCGATGACGCGCGAAGCATCAACGGCGCGGACCTCGTCATCGACGGGGGCGCCACCAAGATCTTCCGCCTGTTTGATCACGCCCAGGGATGA
- a CDS encoding EthD family reductase: MIKVVAVLTAKNGLSRDEFLHKWNVEHPVLVRKLPGLRRYRQNPAIEHHKEWPFNGMAELWFDSVADVKSAYAGEEAKALFEHEHEFLADMRWFLAEEQEIDLSS; encoded by the coding sequence ATGATCAAGGTTGTTGCCGTCTTGACGGCCAAGAATGGTTTGAGTCGGGACGAGTTCCTGCATAAGTGGAACGTCGAGCACCCTGTTCTAGTCCGCAAATTGCCGGGGCTGCGACGCTATCGGCAGAACCCTGCCATTGAGCATCACAAGGAGTGGCCATTCAACGGGATGGCCGAGTTGTGGTTCGACAGCGTGGCGGATGTAAAGAGTGCCTACGCGGGCGAAGAAGCCAAGGCACTGTTTGAGCATGAGCACGAGTTCCTCGCCGACATGCGGTGGTTCCTGGCTGAGGAGCAGGAAATCGACCTCAGCTCCTAA